GCCTGGGCATGGGGAGAGCAGAGTGGAGATTTGGTTCCTGGCCCGGGTCTGGATCCAGGTCCAGGACGCGGTGCAGCGATGTTCCTTCCCCAGCTCCTCGCACCCACCAGCTGGAGGGACCATTCAGGGGCTCCTCAGCCATTTCCCCTCTGGCCCACGTGCAGGGACGTGGCACCTGAGCTAACACACGGGGGTGGAGTTGCCCCGAGtggctgcaggaagcagagccccTGCTCGGAGCCGGGTATCTCTGCTCCCACGGTGCCTTTGGGGATGGCAGAGCCGACTGGCTGCCTCCTTCCAGGCTGGGTCCCcacttttgtgtgtgtatggCCGGTGTGTACGGCGCTCGCTGCCCATTGGCTGTTTGTGCCCTGCAGGAGAAACTCCAGGGGGCCCTGGGCCTGCTCAGGAAGCAGCTGAAGAAGGCCGAGGCGCTGACATCTAAAGAGAAGGAACAAACCACAGAGTGGCAGGTGGGTGTCTGGGTTTCTCTCCCCAAGCTCTTCCCCCGGCAGGACCTCCAGGGGTGAAGGAGCCAGAAAGAGCCAGGACAAGTCTGTGAACCTACTCTAGCAGATCAAGGCCACTGCAGTGGGACCCTCTtgccttctctttcccccccaccgctcccgaGTGACCAGAACAGGTCGGgtcccagcctctgctgccatCGTGTGGACCCCTCATCCCagtcacctgctgctgctcctgtgacCTTCCCTGGCCTTGTCTGTAGCCAGCGCATGAACGTCTGTTCTGGTTCCCCGGCCTGTTACAGGGAGAGCCCCGCTGTGGGTGTAGGGTGTGAGGAGGACACTGGCTGGTTGCTGGACACATGGGCACAGGGCACATGGCTGGGTTGGGTGAGGCCAAAGCCAGCCCTGGCAATGCTGCAAAGGCCCAACACCCATGTGAGCCCCTGGACCACACCCAAAGAGCTATTGGCACCAGCCCCACGTCCTGAACATGGCAGCCCTGGGAGCCTGTTGTCAAGAATGAGCATTGCCCATATCCTGCTGACACGGGTCCACTTGGTGTGTGAGTGCCCAGCCCTGCGCACCCAACTCTCCTTCCCCACAGATGCCCTGTGCAGTCTCCTGTTCCCTCaatttcttccctctccctctggccATCCCATGCCACCTGCAATAACAGACGGTGGCTTTACCTAGCCCCCTGGACAACCCAGCTGCAGAACTGTGTAAACCCTTTCACTCTGAGCTAAAACCAGCCCTTTATGATACAAACAACAAAGAATCTGGACTCTTTGCTGTGTTTGCTGAAGCAGCCTGACACAGCTACCTCGTTGAAACCTCCTGGTGTGTTTCCCAAAGAAGTAATTATCAGTTCAACTTCTCACAGATCTGATTCTCCCTGCTTCATGGGCATCTGGCCTGTGGTTTcctctcttttcctttctccagAGGACAGTGCAGGCAAAGCGAGTGACGATTGCCAGTGAATTTAACAAGCTGCACGCGCTGCTGAAGGAGGAagagcagctgcttctgcagaggctggcggaggaggaaagggagactCTGCAGTGGCTACAGGAAAATGTCTCCAAACTCTCCCAGCAAagctcctctctgcagcagctgatcGCAGAGATCGAGGGGAAGTGTCAGCAGCCGGTTGCTGAGCTGCTGAAGGTGAGACGGCGTCaaaactctgcccccagccagaattACAGCTTGGATCCATGGGTTTGGAGCCCAGGAGTGCGAGTAAATGTGCTATGTGCGGTGCTCACAGGCAATATCCGGCCAAGGGCTCCATCAGCTCCAAACATTACAGCTCGTGTGGGAGGGGAATTCTGATCATGGAGATCCAGGGAGGTGATGGGAAATTAAATGGATGATGCAAAATGATACAGGGCTAAACCCATCCCTGCTGTGAGTCCAGAGCATTGGGCTCAACACAGTTGCTAAACACAGATACGGATGGGCTGGGTCCCTAGGAAGGAAAGCTACTGAGCTAAATTCCTGCCTCACTTACACAAGTGAAACAAGTGCTAATGCAAAATGGTGGAGGAGATTTTCCCATCAAACCAATGAAGCCCAAAAGTGTTAATCTATTTTCTACATGAAAAGTTGGTGCCCAGAATGGAAAATGCTCCATTTCATGCCCCCGGTGCTAATACAGAGCATCGATTCTCTTTCTCCTTTCAGGACGTGAAAAGCACGTTGAGCAGGTGCGTGTCCCATTTTCGCTGCCCTCCtattcctggtgggggctctgtggCGATGCCGGTGCAGAGCAGTTGCTGATGCTGGGACATTTGCTTCCTAGGAGTGAAAACATGAAGCTCCAGGGACCCGAACCCATTTCTACTGACCTGCAGGATGGGTATAAAATTTGTCTTGATCTGAGGGAAGCTCTGAACAGATTTGCAGGTGAGTGGAGCCCCTGGGACATCGAGCTGTTTCATTCCGGGAGCTGGGGGCTTCTGTCATGCTCTGCCAGTGGCCCCCGTAGCTTGTCACTGGGCTGCTCCTCTTGCTTGGGCAGGTCCAGTAAGAACCTGGCACCTGGGCCTGCACAAGGCAGAGCTGTTCACTAGCCCAGTCCAAGCTCCTGTCATACCCCGCTTCTGGGACCCTCAGAAATGCTGAATCCCATTTACCTTCTGCTCCAGagccctggcccagagccagctgtgCCCTAGTGCTGCTGGCTGCATCATTTCTCAGTGAAGTCCTTTcaggctgctccagtgccccagatGGCCAAACTGTGAGTCTGGGGTGGGCTCAGGTATCACAGATAAGGCGTCTGAAACCCCTGGCTGGCCTCTCCCTCTGACCCTCCTCCATGCAGTGTGCTGggttcctggccagacacccgtTTGGGAGAGCGAATGTCCCACGGGCTGGAGGGTGTCTGGGCTGTGCTGCTGTCGGCCTCCTTGGCAAGCCACAGAGCCGGCATGATGGACACCAGCTGGTGGGGTTTGTCCTGCAGCATTAAACATGGCTGGGTAGATGGTGGGGCTGaacctctccccccgcccccccagcacagggtgGCCGGGGGTGGCCAGGGCTTAACGTGTcaggggagaggagctgggcACCAGCACGTTTGTTATTTTCCGAACTGATGCAGCAAgaaccctggggcagggctgggaaccactgggtcCAGATGGGccggggctcagccctggcaaacCGTTGCAAAAATGAGACGCTGGAGggtgggtcccctcccccaggcaggcccagtccagctctgctgctgcccatcaCTCAGACACTAAAAGGGTCCCAACATTTCCTGACCCCACATGGCAcctcagtggtttgtgcccagccccgggcagcccagctctgtggggtgggccccaggcagggcaggcgTGTCCCTGGCAACACAGGCTGAACCTGGCACCTCCCCTACCCGGCTGTCAGGAGATCTCATGCAGACCCTGCTTCCAAACCAGCAGGAAACGAGCCCATTGTCCAGGGCAGCCAGACCAGCCCCAGTGACACCGGCACAGACAGCAGCCGGGAGAGATCATCTGGGCCCTGCTGTCACACCCGCCCTGCGCTCTCAGCCACAGGCGTTTTCCCACGGGCTGTGTGTGTTCTAAATAGGCAACGCTGCCTGtaatgggggggcgggggtttcTGAGGAAATTCAGGGGCGGTTACACCCTTCAGGGGAGTGGGTCTAGGAACCCACCATCCCTTCACCCATCAAAACCCTTATGGTGCTGCTCCTCTTGGGCCCCATGGCCCCCTTCTGTTCCtgtcacctgcccctcccctttcctccccagcatcagcctgtccccctcccctatcTATCGCCCACTCTGCCCCTTGCAACCtaccccatccctccccttgGTTCCCTTTGCCCCACTGGAGCTCCCCCCATTGCCTCTCACCCCTTAGCCCCTCAGTGTCTGAccctcccctggcttccctgtgccTGTGCGGTCTGTCCCTTTcttctccccagtgcctgccccttccctcgcCCCCTTCACCCTCCTCTTTCCTCATGGAGCCAACTCCTCTTGCCTCCCATTGTACttgtgcctgcccctcccctctgcccttcccttcccttccccactctcTCAGCATcagcctgttcccttccccccacactgtctccttcccaccctgcccccacctttcctgctcttcccctcattgtctcctcacaggcagaggggccctgactcccctcagacaacccccccccccagaaattaACGGGGAGGCAGGTTAATCTCCCTCTGAGCCCAgggaccagcccctgcccccgtaatgactctgtgactctctccccagtggacGTGACTCTGGATCAAGACACGGCAAATTGCTACCTCGTCTTGTCTGAGGATCGGAAAAGTGTGAGACACAGAAACAggcgccaggctctgcccaacaCCCCCGAGAGATTTGTTACTTACCCTGAAGTTCTGGGTGCCGAGGGGTTCGTGGGCGGGAggcattactgggaggtggaggtgggagacaagCCTGAGTGGGAACTGGGGGTCTGCAGGgaatctgtgagcaggaagggggagagTGAAAATTCACCTGGGAATGGATACTGGGTTGTGTTGCTGAGGGATGGGGAATACGAGGCCAGtacctccccctccaccctcctccccgtgaGCACCAGGCCCAGCCGGGTGGGGGTTTTCCTGGACTACGAGGCGGGCGAGGTCTCGTTTTACAATGTGACTGACAGGTCCCATCTCTTCACCTTCACCAACACCTTCTCCGGGACGCTGCGCCCCTATTTCTACACTGGTTACAGTGATAATGGTGCAAATGCAGCTCCCCTGACCATCTGGCCAATTCTGGCCCAGGCCTGAGGGAATGGCAGTGCGGCCAGCTGAGACTctcccctcccgctgccctggGTGGGGGTATGCACCATGCGGAGTCAATGGGAGACATTCTCCAATCAGCTCCCTTTGCTCTTCTCATCTGGATAGAGCACCAGGGTGACTGCAGAGCAGCCTGCActctatttgggggggggggtcttcacCGCACCCCCTAAATCCACTGCCGGGGGTTGATCTCAGAATGTGACCCCAGGCTGTTGTGAAGATGGAACCCAGCGACTCCCTCCTCAGCACAGAccggcccctcccagcactgacCCCAAGCCTGTTCCCATGGAgatggtggaggggggaaggtgaTGTTTCTTATCCCACCACCTTCCTCTCTGTTTCCATCCCCAGGCCagtgagctgggggaggggagaggggcagagaagagggtgggagagtCAGCAGCAGGGGTAGTGGAGGAGAAGGCAGCTGGCTGTGTGGGTGCGGGGGCTGTGGTGGTGGGTGCAGGGACAAGAGCTGTGTGGACACAATTTTGGGGTAACTGCTGTGGCCAGCAATGGGGAGAGGGTGAACTCTCCCCCAAGGAGGAAGAGCCCCAGCAGAAATGACAGAGCGGGGAAGAGGAGCCCAGTGTCACCTAAAATCTTCCTATATTGGCAAAATGGGcctccatctggaaaaggttgggaaccactgctgtaggggCCACTCTGTGCTGCGAACTCACCTGTGTCGGGGGAGCTGGTCCCAACacaatggagggaggggagggatgagCTGGTGAAGGGCTGGGTGAGGGATGGGCCCAGGCTGGGTCACTGGAGCCCCCACTCATGGGACAGGGCCCGGCAGATTTTGTCCTCCTCTTTTACAGCTGTTTTGTTCTGCTCTGTCCAAGttttctgcctgtttcccttccacactccctggctcagggcagcagaTGGTGACAAACTGGGATCCTGCTGTCAGAATTTTCGACTATTGTGGGATCCTCGTGTAACATAGACAGAAATACCAATGGTCCCGGTTACAAGATATTGTTGTCACAAGGTAACAAGATGGCTTTTTAGTgcacaaagaaaataaagtgtCTAAAACAAATTCATCCAGATTGCTCCGGGTCCCACCCCCCTGCAATGCTCTGTGATAAAAGTGACTGATTGGGCCAATTTCTTGAGTGAGATATTGGCTACCGAACAAGCAAAGGCTGGGGGAAGACATATCACACGGCATTGGAAGGTCGGCTTTGGTTCTGTTTTCCGAGTTGTAATTTCATTTAGAAGTTTCATTCACGATGGGCAGTTTCTCTGGTCTCACACACCTCAGACTCTGTGACCTCACAGGAGTCCTCTGTACCCAGCTCCTGGCTTCTCATCTCTATGGCTCTGACTACCTGtagcctttttctgcaaaaacatgcaaatgaggctaaacgtggaatattgctgagcctcatttgcataaataacgagcgcctgtttttgcacaagaggcttttacgcaaaaacGAGCAGTGTAGACGGGCTCCATTTTTTGGAAGaatggcttttgcacaagaagggggtttgcgcaaaaaggagccgtctgcactgctcgttcttgcgcaaaagccttttgtgcaaaaacagctgcttgtTACTTTTTCCATCCCTGAACAGAGTGAGTTTGGTCTTGTGCACAATACTGAGGTCAGGAGTGCTTGTTCAGACGAGTATTATGGAGATTCATATTTAAACATGAGTCTTGTTGCTTCTGTACAAATAACTTTTGAGTAAATTTTCTTTGTTTCTATTGCGTATGAAACACCTTTCAGCCCGTCTCCCTAAGTCCAGTGATAGAAGCAATTGATACCAGCAATTTGAGTGGAGACGTGCTCTGACAATACTGTCTGGCTGCATTGCATCAATTGGACAGACTCTAACACCTACCCCAGGTGGCTGTTGCGTGGTCAGGCCCTTTTACTCTCTGCAGCTCAGTTATTTCTCTGCAGGTGGTTTTTTCCAGTTGGTGCTCACATCTTtttagacataggagaatccacacagaagaaatccttcagctgccctgactgtgggaaaagctccATTTAGAtcggggttcccaacctttttcagtccccttgccttttagtaaaccttcccataccccttactcaatatgaaaggaaataaattctagagtTTACCATGCATatgcacataaaaaattaaataaacagcCCTGGCTGCggccggcagaagggttacaagtCTTAACGCTCGCCCCACCGAGCTACTGTGGCACCAGCACCCCTTGTTCTGAGGCTGCCACTTTTCTCTCAGAGCGTTTTCTCAGCAGCACCACCAGAGAGAAGCTGCTGCCAGTGGCTCTGCAGGTtgagatgagctttgcctgcccccttCAACCCGACTCCCTACATggccccatttcctgcctcccttcccgggctgacccagtggctgaaaggggctgcAGTGTTGATGGCgggaagaagatgggtggtgagaCCCTGGCAGCAAGAGAGTCCAACCCTCTCTTTGCTGCGtgggcctggctctcagcatggGGTAGGCATGGTTATCCTGAGAGGTGAAGCAGCAGAAGGAATGCAAGGAGCAGTGTCTGCttccaatttgcatatcttctgatccctTTTGTAGAGCTGTTTTTGTGGGGGGaataagcagtgtagatggggggTTTCGagtcaaaaaaaccctttttcaaaagaaccctgtacaactcatttttttaggaagaatggTTCTTTCAAAACAGGGGTTTTCCCCCGCAAAAGAACCATGTTtagactggtgtgtgtgtgtgtttaaaaaaaaaaaaaagctcttagGAAAATGGCATTGAAAGAATTTGCCATattgtgccaaatttgcatatcttctttcaaaggCTGAGGACAATCTAAACGTGCCCTGAGAATAACAGgtgccccactgcctcctgggtcCGCCtgtttctgaggctatgtctagactgaaggcttctttctgaagaaagctcttccagaaaagctcatttcgaaagagagcgtccacacagtgAAAGTGTATCCagaaagccatctgcttttttgaaagatagcgtccaaatTGATGCAttctatctcacatttcagttgtgattactatgcacAGAGTGGCggaagcctcttcttttgaaaaaacttcctcttctgagtccacatgtgccttttcccaaaaacgcttttttggaaaaaggcttcctcatagaagaggtttaccgccatcagatgacccctctgttcttttgactttcagtGGCCCCTCTGCCAGAGATCTAGCTAGCATCGACGTGCTCTGTCaatttggagccccaggaagcacgggGGAGTAGTGACCTTCAATGGCCCTAAGGAggagaaattttgaaatagcagcagtgggacATCCACACTACGGCTATTTAGCATCACTGGCCCGGGTTTCTCTCCTCAGcacgctgcagagaaagcccttgtgtgtgaaagggcctcagggagcccagagcagagggagctgggattctagtcccattgatcccctcaacacacacacacacagttccagCCCTAAGCCTTCCCTCACATCCttaatcctgtgccctgacttctctaccctcccaCATCCTTACCCCTGCCCAGATCCCGCCACCACATTCACAtgctccccaaatccctgccctgagcctccaacgCTATTACAACCCCTCCTCCAACTTCTTGCCTTGAGCCTTCCCCCACCtgaggggtggtgcccaatagaacagtccctgtaagaaatgtgtcactttcacccctgggagcagctcagccaggcaaaggggctgcctggggcaggacattagccctggagggcaggggtgggtgtggcagtgacatcacaagggccttttgcagcccctcagcttattggctaatggagtttgggaggtggtgacctcacagagagtccatgacaatggccaggtgggacaggctgcagggcaggggccatctcagagcccccccccccccccccccatggctttgctactgggagtctccttgagagttgcccttgaggccttttcagagccttctcctttcccacgactaactgacctagaaggccgacgtctctgtggagaagggaagagcctccaagaaggcccCTGCTAATACAGTAGGGGTATTAGCTCAAATGCTAGTGTGCTCAATTAGCATGTAAGAGGTAGTGGGATCAATGCTGGGGGAAGTCCTTGTTTGTCTTTTTACTGGCAGAGCCAGTcagggggctaagtggctccagtaGCCCAACAACTTCCTAGTTGctgtccccaaaagccagccatgttggagcagagagctgctggacaccagccctcctgggccaggcagtggcaggagtACTGGAGAGaggttgcaggtggggcagaattaactgcattggaaaagtgctgcctttgcaagtgagaggtagcaggatacactcccatcttctccccctGACTTGCTGGTGCTGAGGGGTTGGCTCCTTtactgctgccccaactcttattcccacaatgcattttgtgcaggggccattggtctttaTTCCAATGCGTGTAGCCTTCCTAAAATATATGAATTCCCCTCTCCCCATGACCCTCTGTTccactcacactgtctggctgcctcccacatgggctgagctcaggggccaggtgggtgacctgccttgcagctgtgacagcatcagacccctcccacccatctgctcagtctggagatcaagctccagtggcctcagacacccagcaggaggAACAAAATTGTCTCCATTGTCCCTaagggcaaggaagccaaagcaccTGAAGCGCAAGGACCTTGCAGTAAccagcccagccagtcccactgaGACTTAAATTCATCTTGGAGGATTCAGAGCCtcgagtgctgccccttacaccatggcaCCTACAGCTGACagcccactggggcacctgggccTCTCTGCTCTCAGGTTGGCCTCtgttctcctggcttccctccagccccttcaTCGCTCAGAAGTCTGTcctgtcccagctctgctacttTCAGAGCAAATCCCTTGTTAGCACCAGTCacaatctggggtcagtgagggtccctcccacctgtgatgtgtgttacacaaaagtctcttgttccctgcccagttcccaacactggctgcagcTGTCTACTTTTGCAAGGGTGTAGCTCAGTGATAGAGCATTTGACGgcagatcaagtggtccttggttcaactCTAAGTGCCTCCTTGGAAAAAGTTCCTTCTACTAGCGATATTTTCgtttccagttccatcacactctaactttacattgcttgaggttcttgatATTAGTAAGAACCCTGAATGCAGagctgctcaactttggaagcctcggggTGATGCCACAAGAAACACTTCCTGTTGGCCTGGCTGGAACGTGGCACCACATGAGCATATTgtttgctagtcggggctctggacagcacctgcagagggagatggcaactgcgggacgccctggccaactgtcccaatgtctcccagcagaaaagaaaaaaaagaggccaatgcaaacagccccctgacagcgagggagtcagcacgtcggtgggtggggcagggagctgggggcagagctgggctctaactcgctgggtgaccttggcccattcagtgaaccTCTCCTTGTCTCCATGgacctgtctgtacagcagggacagcaacacttcACATGTGCCCCTGTGGAGCACTAGAGATGTCAGGAagctctgtcctcccagcctggggctgtctgtctgggccatgcactcacacacactggcccctccctttctagggcagggctcctgctgttccttggtttactcagcctgggagttgggctttTCCCAAACAGCAGGAGCTGTGTTTACCTGGGGAGCCACAATAAGAGCAGAACCCCCTCACCCCtgtttctgcttggctttgaaccTGGAGGCTTTTGCATATTAAgcaaacatgataaccactacCCCACAGAAACATGGGATAGAAGCatgcttgtcagtttttttctgtacataaagttggacaaatattctgttactaattctttgcccaaggcagagcaagagcagggaacaagacccccccccctttcccctccccaatacttctctagaccctttgctcccaacacaggggagatggggaggcgCTGTGCACCTCAGGAGGAGTGACCCACTTCATATCCCCAGCATTCctgcccttcatggatggacctttgggggcaggcccagacgctccatcctctcaactcctatcacacactagagcagggcagcccccaggggtagggctgagccatggggtgctgtgcaaggggcagaggctgcaggagctgagagtttccctAGAGCTCAGGGACCCACAATGCGGCATCATGCCCGGTGTC
This genomic window from Pelodiscus sinensis isolate JC-2024 chromosome 31, ASM4963464v1, whole genome shotgun sequence contains:
- the LOC102461023 gene encoding E3 ubiquitin-protein ligase TRIM39-like isoform X1; translated protein: MAAGDLAGSFQDEVTCPICLEYFTDPVTVECGHNFCQACLSQCWGESEPNFSCPQCRETILQRHLRPSYQLGNLVELVKRLRLPAGPAPEAQPGCERHQEALKLFCQEDQVPICMICRESRAHRTHMVAPIEEAAQEYKEKLQGALGLLRKQLKKAEALTSKEKEQTTEWQRTVQAKRVTIASEFNKLHALLKEEEQLLLQRLAEEERETLQWLQENVSKLSQQSSSLQQLIAEIEGKCQQPVAELLKDVKSTLSRSENMKLQGPEPISTDLQDGYKICLDLREALNRFAVDVTLDQDTANCYLVLSEDRKSVRHRNRRQALPNTPERFVTYPEVLGAEGFVGGRHYWEVEVGDKPEWELGVCRESVSRKGESENSPGNGYWVVLLRDGEYEASTSPSTLLPVSTRPSRVGVFLDYEAGEVSFYNVTDRSHLFTFTNTFSGTLRPYFYTGYSDNGANAAPLTIWPILAQA